The following coding sequences lie in one Ostrea edulis chromosome 8, xbOstEdul1.1, whole genome shotgun sequence genomic window:
- the LOC125661586 gene encoding zinc finger protein 271-like isoform X2: MSDANLMAESYAEDAMQNVATDEDNKPCCKFCGKKFAQSSYIKAHMRLHTGEKPFACSFCPKRFSDCSNWKKHERIHIRQLGLNPDKQSPTNKSQVAVVQNQNYSTPKSKSEHGNSNFQCKICNKTFSNASSLTTHRRIHSGERPYRCETCGKSFTQIGTLRTHERVHTGERPYMCKLCGQTFAQNGSFRMHERRHMMEMLHKCPICPVKFSQWEDAKAHLATHPEISGVADFMKHLPTVTSAGETDDENMPPIDSFAPHVEQLHMDQFPPPGFPFPSQLSPFLNLSSLHFGAALGEIATPVGLFATQGQLMKTEGMNLTARSTPQEDLYRQSAEVSTSVANGIISSPNDNGDTAVSTTTARDRKYSSDSHTSRSVSTPDTGLENGTNRTDADKTAMETDFVQPEPEQSAKPNSEDSSVVSDHSDNNNSEEVQEIKCTNLHSRLSGNSRKQKCPMRRYSGSAASSMVDPDTSTHVTQSLLNESDSIYSGDQSIEEFQDVNSITGKLYRCEHCHILFEDCTLYLLHNGFHSHDADPFKCVICRLSCRDRIEFNCHLISHIK, from the exons ATGTCTGATGCGAATTTGATGGCTGAATCCTATGCAGAAGACGCCATGCAAAACGTTGCGACAGACGAAGACAACAAGCCCTGCTGTAAGTTCTGTGGGAAGAAATTCGCCCAGTCGAGTTACATCAAGGCTCACATGAGACTCCACACCGGGGAGAAGCCATTCGCCTGTTCGTTCTGTCCAAAAAGGTTCAGCGATTGCAGCAATTGGAAAAAACATGAAAGGATTCACATCAG ACAACTGGGTTTGAATCCGGACAAACAATCGCCCACGAACAAGAGCCAGGTGGCGGTAGTCCAGAATCAGAATTACTCCACCCCTAAGTCCAAATCAGAACACGGTAACTCTAACTTCCAGTGTAAAATCTGCAACAAGACATTCTCAAATGCCAGCAGTTTAACCACCCATCGCCGAATTCATAGCGGCGAGCGGCCGTACAGATGCGAGACGTGTGGGAAATCATTCACTCAGATCGGCACCCTGCGGACACATGAACGGGTACACACAG GAGAGCGGCCCTACATGTGTAAACTCTGCGGACAGACTTTTGCCCAGAATGGAAGTTTTCGTATGCACGAGAGACGACACATGATGGAGATGCTCCACAAATGTCCAATTTGCCCCGTTAAATTCTCCCAGTGGGAAGACGCCAAGGCACACTTAGCTACGCATCCAGAAATCTCCGGCGTGGCCGACTTCATGAAACACTTGCCCACTGTCACGTCAGCCGGTGAGACAGACGATGAGAACATGCCGCCCATAGATAGCTTTGCTCCGCATGTGGAGCAGCTCCACATGGACCAGTTTCCACCCCCGGGTTTTCCGTTTCCATCCCAGTTATCTCCCTTTCTGAATCTTTCTTCGTTACATTTTGGTGCTGCTCTCGGGGAAATCGCTACACCTGTTGGCCTTTTTGCTACACAAGGACAG TTGATGAAGACGGAGGGTATGAACTTGACAGCACGTTCCACCCCCCAGGAGGACCTGTACAGACAGTCGGCCGAAGTCTCTACCTCCGTCGCTAACGGAATTATTTCCTCTCCAAAT GATAATGGGGACACTGCCGTCAGTACGACAACTGCCAGGGACAGGAAGTATAGCTCCGATTCCCACACGTCAAGATCAGTGTCCACCCCCGACACGGGGCTAGAAAACG GCACAAACCGAACAGACGCAGACAAGACAGCAATGGAGACCGATTTCGTCCAACCAGAGCCCGAACAAAGTGCCAAGCCAAACTCGGAGGACTCGAGCGTGGTCAGCGACCACTCAGACAACAACAACTCAGAGGAGGTTCAGGAAATCAAGTGTACGAACCTGCACAGTCGGCTGTCTGGAAACTCGCGCAAACAGAAATGTCCGATGAGACGATATAGTGGATCAG CTGCGTCCTCAATGGTTGACCCTGACACCTCAACCCATGTGACCCAGAGTCTTTTGAACGAGTCCGACAGCATTTACTCGGGGGACCAGAGTATCGAGGAGTTCCAGGATGTAAACAGTATCACTGGGAAGCTTTACCGATGCGAACACTGCCATATCCTGTTCGAAGACTGCACCCTGTATCTCCTCCACAACGGGTTCCACTCCCACGACGCAGATCCGTTCAAATGCGTTATATGTCGGTTGTCCTGTCGGGACCGGATCGAGTTCAACTGCCATCTCATCAGTCACATAAAGTAA
- the LOC125661586 gene encoding zinc finger protein 271-like isoform X3 produces MGSKVQRLWKKSEWSKMSDANLMAESYAEDAMQNVATDEDNKPCCKFCGKKFAQSSYIKAHMRLHTGEKPFACSFCPKRFSDCSNWKKHERIHIRQLGLNPDKQSPTNKSQVAVVQNQNYSTPKSKSEHGERPYMCKLCGQTFAQNGSFRMHERRHMMEMLHKCPICPVKFSQWEDAKAHLATHPEISGVADFMKHLPTVTSAGETDDENMPPIDSFAPHVEQLHMDQFPPPGFPFPSQLSPFLNLSSLHFGAALGEIATPVGLFATQGQLMKTEGMNLTARSTPQEDLYRQSAEVSTSVANGIISSPNDNGDTAVSTTTARDRKYSSDSHTSRSVSTPDTGLENGTNRTDADKTAMETDFVQPEPEQSAKPNSEDSSVVSDHSDNNNSEEVQEIKCTNLHSRLSGNSRKQKCPMRRYSGSAASSMVDPDTSTHVTQSLLNESDSIYSGDQSIEEFQDVNSITGKLYRCEHCHILFEDCTLYLLHNGFHSHDADPFKCVICRLSCRDRIEFNCHLISHIK; encoded by the exons ATGGGGTCAAAAGTTCAACGACTATG GAAGAAGAGTGAGTGGAGCAAAATGTCTGATGCGAATTTGATGGCTGAATCCTATGCAGAAGACGCCATGCAAAACGTTGCGACAGACGAAGACAACAAGCCCTGCTGTAAGTTCTGTGGGAAGAAATTCGCCCAGTCGAGTTACATCAAGGCTCACATGAGACTCCACACCGGGGAGAAGCCATTCGCCTGTTCGTTCTGTCCAAAAAGGTTCAGCGATTGCAGCAATTGGAAAAAACATGAAAGGATTCACATCAG ACAACTGGGTTTGAATCCGGACAAACAATCGCCCACGAACAAGAGCCAGGTGGCGGTAGTCCAGAATCAGAATTACTCCACCCCTAAGTCCAAATCAGAACACG GAGAGCGGCCCTACATGTGTAAACTCTGCGGACAGACTTTTGCCCAGAATGGAAGTTTTCGTATGCACGAGAGACGACACATGATGGAGATGCTCCACAAATGTCCAATTTGCCCCGTTAAATTCTCCCAGTGGGAAGACGCCAAGGCACACTTAGCTACGCATCCAGAAATCTCCGGCGTGGCCGACTTCATGAAACACTTGCCCACTGTCACGTCAGCCGGTGAGACAGACGATGAGAACATGCCGCCCATAGATAGCTTTGCTCCGCATGTGGAGCAGCTCCACATGGACCAGTTTCCACCCCCGGGTTTTCCGTTTCCATCCCAGTTATCTCCCTTTCTGAATCTTTCTTCGTTACATTTTGGTGCTGCTCTCGGGGAAATCGCTACACCTGTTGGCCTTTTTGCTACACAAGGACAG TTGATGAAGACGGAGGGTATGAACTTGACAGCACGTTCCACCCCCCAGGAGGACCTGTACAGACAGTCGGCCGAAGTCTCTACCTCCGTCGCTAACGGAATTATTTCCTCTCCAAAT GATAATGGGGACACTGCCGTCAGTACGACAACTGCCAGGGACAGGAAGTATAGCTCCGATTCCCACACGTCAAGATCAGTGTCCACCCCCGACACGGGGCTAGAAAACG GCACAAACCGAACAGACGCAGACAAGACAGCAATGGAGACCGATTTCGTCCAACCAGAGCCCGAACAAAGTGCCAAGCCAAACTCGGAGGACTCGAGCGTGGTCAGCGACCACTCAGACAACAACAACTCAGAGGAGGTTCAGGAAATCAAGTGTACGAACCTGCACAGTCGGCTGTCTGGAAACTCGCGCAAACAGAAATGTCCGATGAGACGATATAGTGGATCAG CTGCGTCCTCAATGGTTGACCCTGACACCTCAACCCATGTGACCCAGAGTCTTTTGAACGAGTCCGACAGCATTTACTCGGGGGACCAGAGTATCGAGGAGTTCCAGGATGTAAACAGTATCACTGGGAAGCTTTACCGATGCGAACACTGCCATATCCTGTTCGAAGACTGCACCCTGTATCTCCTCCACAACGGGTTCCACTCCCACGACGCAGATCCGTTCAAATGCGTTATATGTCGGTTGTCCTGTCGGGACCGGATCGAGTTCAACTGCCATCTCATCAGTCACATAAAGTAA
- the LOC125661586 gene encoding zinc finger protein 271-like isoform X1 yields MGSKVQRLWKKSEWSKMSDANLMAESYAEDAMQNVATDEDNKPCCKFCGKKFAQSSYIKAHMRLHTGEKPFACSFCPKRFSDCSNWKKHERIHIRQLGLNPDKQSPTNKSQVAVVQNQNYSTPKSKSEHGNSNFQCKICNKTFSNASSLTTHRRIHSGERPYRCETCGKSFTQIGTLRTHERVHTGERPYMCKLCGQTFAQNGSFRMHERRHMMEMLHKCPICPVKFSQWEDAKAHLATHPEISGVADFMKHLPTVTSAGETDDENMPPIDSFAPHVEQLHMDQFPPPGFPFPSQLSPFLNLSSLHFGAALGEIATPVGLFATQGQLMKTEGMNLTARSTPQEDLYRQSAEVSTSVANGIISSPNDNGDTAVSTTTARDRKYSSDSHTSRSVSTPDTGLENGTNRTDADKTAMETDFVQPEPEQSAKPNSEDSSVVSDHSDNNNSEEVQEIKCTNLHSRLSGNSRKQKCPMRRYSGSAASSMVDPDTSTHVTQSLLNESDSIYSGDQSIEEFQDVNSITGKLYRCEHCHILFEDCTLYLLHNGFHSHDADPFKCVICRLSCRDRIEFNCHLISHIK; encoded by the exons ATGGGGTCAAAAGTTCAACGACTATG GAAGAAGAGTGAGTGGAGCAAAATGTCTGATGCGAATTTGATGGCTGAATCCTATGCAGAAGACGCCATGCAAAACGTTGCGACAGACGAAGACAACAAGCCCTGCTGTAAGTTCTGTGGGAAGAAATTCGCCCAGTCGAGTTACATCAAGGCTCACATGAGACTCCACACCGGGGAGAAGCCATTCGCCTGTTCGTTCTGTCCAAAAAGGTTCAGCGATTGCAGCAATTGGAAAAAACATGAAAGGATTCACATCAG ACAACTGGGTTTGAATCCGGACAAACAATCGCCCACGAACAAGAGCCAGGTGGCGGTAGTCCAGAATCAGAATTACTCCACCCCTAAGTCCAAATCAGAACACGGTAACTCTAACTTCCAGTGTAAAATCTGCAACAAGACATTCTCAAATGCCAGCAGTTTAACCACCCATCGCCGAATTCATAGCGGCGAGCGGCCGTACAGATGCGAGACGTGTGGGAAATCATTCACTCAGATCGGCACCCTGCGGACACATGAACGGGTACACACAG GAGAGCGGCCCTACATGTGTAAACTCTGCGGACAGACTTTTGCCCAGAATGGAAGTTTTCGTATGCACGAGAGACGACACATGATGGAGATGCTCCACAAATGTCCAATTTGCCCCGTTAAATTCTCCCAGTGGGAAGACGCCAAGGCACACTTAGCTACGCATCCAGAAATCTCCGGCGTGGCCGACTTCATGAAACACTTGCCCACTGTCACGTCAGCCGGTGAGACAGACGATGAGAACATGCCGCCCATAGATAGCTTTGCTCCGCATGTGGAGCAGCTCCACATGGACCAGTTTCCACCCCCGGGTTTTCCGTTTCCATCCCAGTTATCTCCCTTTCTGAATCTTTCTTCGTTACATTTTGGTGCTGCTCTCGGGGAAATCGCTACACCTGTTGGCCTTTTTGCTACACAAGGACAG TTGATGAAGACGGAGGGTATGAACTTGACAGCACGTTCCACCCCCCAGGAGGACCTGTACAGACAGTCGGCCGAAGTCTCTACCTCCGTCGCTAACGGAATTATTTCCTCTCCAAAT GATAATGGGGACACTGCCGTCAGTACGACAACTGCCAGGGACAGGAAGTATAGCTCCGATTCCCACACGTCAAGATCAGTGTCCACCCCCGACACGGGGCTAGAAAACG GCACAAACCGAACAGACGCAGACAAGACAGCAATGGAGACCGATTTCGTCCAACCAGAGCCCGAACAAAGTGCCAAGCCAAACTCGGAGGACTCGAGCGTGGTCAGCGACCACTCAGACAACAACAACTCAGAGGAGGTTCAGGAAATCAAGTGTACGAACCTGCACAGTCGGCTGTCTGGAAACTCGCGCAAACAGAAATGTCCGATGAGACGATATAGTGGATCAG CTGCGTCCTCAATGGTTGACCCTGACACCTCAACCCATGTGACCCAGAGTCTTTTGAACGAGTCCGACAGCATTTACTCGGGGGACCAGAGTATCGAGGAGTTCCAGGATGTAAACAGTATCACTGGGAAGCTTTACCGATGCGAACACTGCCATATCCTGTTCGAAGACTGCACCCTGTATCTCCTCCACAACGGGTTCCACTCCCACGACGCAGATCCGTTCAAATGCGTTATATGTCGGTTGTCCTGTCGGGACCGGATCGAGTTCAACTGCCATCTCATCAGTCACATAAAGTAA